The nucleotide sequence TCCGCAGAGCGTCCTGCGGGTGCCCACGATCCCGCTCACCCTGGTCGGCGCGGCCCAGCGGCACCCCGGCCCCGACCGGGAGTTCCTTCCGGTGCTCGCGCCGTTCCCCGCGCGGGAACCGGCCGCGGCGCTCGTCTGACCGCGTCCCGGGGCCGACACCCGCCCCGGGAGCACGCGACCGGCCCGCACGAAGCGGGCCGGTCGTCGCCAAACCGTGCCGGCCGTACAGCGGCGGCGCCGCTCGGCCGTCGGCCGTGCTCAGTCGTCGTCGGCGTCCGGTACGAGATGGATCGCGGCCTCCTCGGCCGAGGCGGCCGCGCCGTCGATGCCGACGTCGCTGGCGATCATGTCCTTCTCCGCGTCCTCGTGGGCGCCCTCGTCGGGCGCCACCAGGCGGCCCGCCCTGGCGTCCCCGACCTCGTCGTCCAGGGCCTCGCCCTCGCCCGGCGTCAGATCGCCGATGCCGTCCCAGTCGGGGTCCTCGTCGTCCGTACGGTCCGGGATCTCCTCGGCGAGCCGCTGGTCCAGCGTCTCGCCCTCGTGCTGTTCCGCCGCCGTGGTACCGGTGTGTTCCACGCCGAGCGGGCGCTCCGGAGGCGACCAGCCCTCGTCGAAGGGGTCGGAGCCACGGTCGACGAGTGTGTCCTCGGTGTCGAGAATGCCCTCGTCGTCCAGCACTTCGGAACCGTCGGGCTGGTAGACATCGTCGGCCATCTCACTGCTGTCGCCGCTCACGTCGCTCTCCTCGCATCGTTCGTCTCCGCAGCCGCACGGCAGTCGCCGTACGGACGTGCCAGTGCCGCTACCCGCCGAGGCGGTCGGCAAGCAACCGATCCCCGGGATCCAGGGACACGACCTGGGGGAGACGAGCCGGCGCGGGGCGTCGCACCCGCTGAATCCACCCTCCCACCAATCATCGGCCTGTCAACCGACGGACCGGCCGCCCTGTTGGGCGGGGGCGTGCGGCGCCTACGGCGGCGGGGGCGGCGGCGCGTACCCGGCAGGGACATTTCCGGTGTTTGGGGCTCTCTCGACTGGGCACCTGGTGGATCCATCCGTACGACCCCAAAGTCACCGTCCGGAGTCGAACGTGAGCCGAGAACGCATTGTCATCGTGGGAGCGGGATTCGCCGGCTACCAGACCGCCCGGGTGCTGTCCCGGCAGGTACGCGGCCGGGCCGAGATCATCCTGCTCAACCCGACCGACTACTTCCTCTACCTCCCGCTGCTGCCGCAGGTGGCCGCCGGAATCCTGGAACCACGGAGGGTGACGGTCTCGCTGCCGGGGACGCTGCCCCGGGTACGGCTCGTCCTCGGCGAGGCCGACAGCGTCCACCTGGACTCCCGCACGGTCGCCTACACGGACCCCGAGGGCGGGCGCGGCGAGCTGACGTACGACCGGCTCGTCCTGGCCGTCGGCAGCGTCAACAAACTGCTGCCGATCCCCGGCGTCGCCGAATACGCCCACGGCTTCCGTGGCATGCCGGAGGCGCTGTACCTGCGGGACCACGTGACCCGGCAGATCGAGCTGGCCACCGTCCGGGGCAGCGCCGAGGCAGCGGCCCGTGCCACCTTCGTGGTGGTCGGCGCCGGCTACACCGGCACCGAGGTCGCCGCCCAGGGCAAGCTGCTCACCGACGCGCTGGTGCGTCAGCAGCCCGCCTGGCGGCTGAGCCGGCCGCCGCGCTGGCTGCTCCTCGACATCGCGCCGCGCGTGCTGCCCGAGCTGGACCGCCATCTCTCCGCCACCGCAGACCGGGTGCTGCGCAGCCGTGGCGTCGACGTGCGTACCCGTACCTCCGTCAAGGAGGTGACTCCGGCCGGGATCACCCTGGACGACGGCGAGTTCATCGAGACGCACACGCTCATCTGGTGTGTGGGCGTACGTCCCGACCCGCTGGTCTCCGACATCGGCCTGCCCGTCGAGAAGGGCCGGCTCGTCGTCGACCCGTACCTCAACGTCCCTGGCCACCCTGAGGTGTTCGCCTGCGGTGACGCGGCGGCGGTGCCCGATCTCACCAAGCCGGGCGAGATCACCCCGATGACGGCCCAGCACGCCGGACGGCAGGGCAAGGTCGCCGGTGCCAACGTGGCGGCCTCGATCGGCATCGGTCAGCGACGCGCCTACAAACACAACGACTTGGGCTTCGTCGTCGACCTCGGCGGGGTCAAGGCCGCCGCCAACCCGCTCGGTGTGCCGCTGGCAGGACCGCTGGCCGGCGCCGTCACCCGCGGCTACCACCTGGCGGCCATGCCGGGCAACCGCATCCGGGTGGCCGCCGATTGGGCCCTCGACGCGATGCTGCCCCGGCAGGCCGTGCAACTCGGCCTCGTCCGTTCCTGGACGGTGCCCCTGGAGTCGTCCTCCCCCGAACTCGCCAGGGTGCCCGGCGCACCCAGCAAGGAGCGATAAGCAATGAAGAGCGGACAACTGACCGAGCTCGGCCAGCAGTTGAGGGTCGACTCGGTACGTGTCGCCGATACGGCAGGATCAGGGCACCCGACCTCCTCGATGTCGGCGGCCGATCTGATGGCGGTGCTGCTCGCTAACCATCTGCACTACGATTTCGACCACCCGGACCACCCGGGCAACGACCGGCTGATCTTCTCCAAGGGGCACGCGTCCCCGTTGCTCTACTCGATGTATCTGGCGGCGGGTGCGATCGGCGAGGACGAGTTCGCCACCTACCGCACCCTGGACAGCCGGCTCGAAGGCCACCCGACGCCCCGGCTGCCGTGGGTCGACGTCGCCACCGGATCGCTCGGCCAGGGCCTGCCCGTCGGTGTCGGCATGGCGCTCGCAGGCAAGCGCCTGGGACGCGACCCGTTCCACGTATGGGTGTTGTCCGGTGACAGCGAGATGGCCGAAGGCTCCATCTGGGAGGCCGTCGAGCACGCCTCCGACCAGGGCCTGGACAAGCTGACCCTGATCATCGACGTGAACAGGCTCGGCCAGCGCGGCCCCACCCGCCACGAGCACGACCTCGACGCGTACGGGCGCAGGCTGCGCGCCTTCGGCTGGCACACCGTCGAGATCGACGGCCATGACGTCGAGGCCGTCGAGAAGGCGTACACCGAGGCACTGGCCACCACCGGCCGGCCCACCGCGATCATCGCGCGCACCCTCAAGGGCAAGGGCGTCGCGGCCGTCGAGGACCAGGAGGGCAAGCACGGCAAGCCGCTGCCCGACGCGGAGAGTGCCATCGCCGAGCTGGGCGGCCGCCGCTCGATCCGGGTGCACGCCAACAAGCCCGCCAAGCCCGACGGGCACGGCGAGCAGGCAGGGACCGAGGCGTCCGCCTCTGACACCGGTCAGCGGGGCAGCGGCGAGCTGCCCACGTTCGACATCGGCGAGGAGGTCGCCACCCGTGACGCCTACGGCAAGGCGCTCGCGGCGCTCGGCTACGCGCACGGCGACATCGTCGCCCTGGACGGCGAGGTCAGCGACTCCGACCGCGCCAAGTTCTTCGCCGACGAGCACCCCGAACGGTTCTTCGAGTGCTACATCGCCGAGCAGCAGCTGATCGCGGCGGCCGTCGGGATGCAGGCCCTCGGCCATGTCCCGTACGCGTCGACCTTCGCCGCGTTCCTCACCCGCGCTGCGGACTTCCTGCGGATGGCCGCCGTCAGCCGCGCCTCGATCAACGTCGTCGGCTCGCACGCCGGTGTCTCGATCGGCCAGGACGGCCCGTCCCAGATGGGCCTCGAAGACCTGGCGATGTTCCGCGCCATCCACGGCAGCACGGTCCTGCACCCGTGCGACGCCAACCAGACGGCGCAGCTCGCCGCGACGATGCACGCACTGGCGGGCATCCGCTATCTGCGTACGCTGCGCGGCGAGACCCCCGTCATCTACGGTCCCGACGAGCAGTTCCCCGTCGGCGGCAGCAAGGTGCTGCGCCGCTCGGACGCCGACCAGGTGACGCTCGTGGGCGCCGGTACCACCGTCCACGAGTGCCTGAAGGCCGCCGATCTCCTCGGCGAGGAGGGCATCCCCGTCCGGGTCATCGACCTGTACTCGGTCAAGCCGGTCGACGAGCGGACGCTCCAGGCGGCGGCCGAAGACACCGGTTGTCTGATCACGGTCGAGGACCATCACCCGGAGGGCGGTATCGGGGACGCCGTCGCCGAGGCGTTCTCCGACGGCCGCCCGGCGCCCAAGCGGTTCGTACGGCTCGCGGTCGGCAACATGCCCGGCTCGGCGACCCCGGAGGAGCAGCTGCGGGCCGCCGGCATCGACGCGGAGTCGATCGCGGCAGGGGTGCGGCTGCTGGTGGAGAAGATCATCCACTGACGCCGCCCCACGGCTTGCCGCGCCGCCCGTCCCGGACCACCGGGCCGGGCGGCGCGGTGCGGATACGAGTCCTCGGCGCGACGCGCGTACGGACGCGGATGCAGACAGCGGGACGTTTATCGTTTCGGCGCGCGCCAACGGGTACGCGACGAGGAAGCCACGAAGCGCGAGAGAGGACTGAACCGCATGACCACCCGTCTGACGACAGGCCACAGCCAGACCGACGCCGGTGTCACCGGCTTCGTCCCTGACCCCGACACCTGGGAGTGGCTGCGGCACGCCGCCTGCACCGACGCCGATCCCGAGCTGTTCTTCCCGGTGGGGGAGTCCGGACCCGCCGCCGCCCAGGCGAAGCGCGCCAAGGAGGTGTGCCACGGCTGCCCGGTGGAGGCGCAGTGCCTCGAGTGGGCGCTGAACACCGGCCGTACCACCGGCGTCTGGGGCGGCACCGACGAGGACGAGCGGCGCAGGATGCGGCGCAGGACCGACCGCCGCCCGGCGAGCCGGCGCCCCGTGTTGCGAGGCCCCGCAGGTCGCGGAAAGGTCTGACTGTCGAATCGAGAGGAATCGCCCCATGCCCATCGCCACGGTGAATCCCGCCAGCGGAGAGACGCTCCGTACGTTCGAACCGCTGACGGCCGAGGAGATCGAGCGCCGTATCGCGACGGCCCACAGCACCGCGCGGATCTATCGCGGCACCCCGTTCGACGAACGGGCCCGGCTGCTGAACCGCGCTGCCGAGCTGCTGGAGCAGGACGCGCCCGACATCGCCCGCACCATGACGACCGAGATGGGCAAG is from Streptomyces sp. NBC_00370 and encodes:
- a CDS encoding transketolase → MKSGQLTELGQQLRVDSVRVADTAGSGHPTSSMSAADLMAVLLANHLHYDFDHPDHPGNDRLIFSKGHASPLLYSMYLAAGAIGEDEFATYRTLDSRLEGHPTPRLPWVDVATGSLGQGLPVGVGMALAGKRLGRDPFHVWVLSGDSEMAEGSIWEAVEHASDQGLDKLTLIIDVNRLGQRGPTRHEHDLDAYGRRLRAFGWHTVEIDGHDVEAVEKAYTEALATTGRPTAIIARTLKGKGVAAVEDQEGKHGKPLPDAESAIAELGGRRSIRVHANKPAKPDGHGEQAGTEASASDTGQRGSGELPTFDIGEEVATRDAYGKALAALGYAHGDIVALDGEVSDSDRAKFFADEHPERFFECYIAEQQLIAAAVGMQALGHVPYASTFAAFLTRAADFLRMAAVSRASINVVGSHAGVSIGQDGPSQMGLEDLAMFRAIHGSTVLHPCDANQTAQLAATMHALAGIRYLRTLRGETPVIYGPDEQFPVGGSKVLRRSDADQVTLVGAGTTVHECLKAADLLGEEGIPVRVIDLYSVKPVDERTLQAAAEDTGCLITVEDHHPEGGIGDAVAEAFSDGRPAPKRFVRLAVGNMPGSATPEEQLRAAGIDAESIAAGVRLLVEKIIH
- a CDS encoding WhiB family transcriptional regulator, whose product is MRHAACTDADPELFFPVGESGPAAAQAKRAKEVCHGCPVEAQCLEWALNTGRTTGVWGGTDEDERRRMRRRTDRRPASRRPVLRGPAGRGKV
- a CDS encoding DUF5709 domain-containing protein, translating into MADDVYQPDGSEVLDDEGILDTEDTLVDRGSDPFDEGWSPPERPLGVEHTGTTAAEQHEGETLDQRLAEEIPDRTDDEDPDWDGIGDLTPGEGEALDDEVGDARAGRLVAPDEGAHEDAEKDMIASDVGIDGAAASAEEAAIHLVPDADDD
- a CDS encoding NAD(P)/FAD-dependent oxidoreductase, giving the protein MSRERIVIVGAGFAGYQTARVLSRQVRGRAEIILLNPTDYFLYLPLLPQVAAGILEPRRVTVSLPGTLPRVRLVLGEADSVHLDSRTVAYTDPEGGRGELTYDRLVLAVGSVNKLLPIPGVAEYAHGFRGMPEALYLRDHVTRQIELATVRGSAEAAARATFVVVGAGYTGTEVAAQGKLLTDALVRQQPAWRLSRPPRWLLLDIAPRVLPELDRHLSATADRVLRSRGVDVRTRTSVKEVTPAGITLDDGEFIETHTLIWCVGVRPDPLVSDIGLPVEKGRLVVDPYLNVPGHPEVFACGDAAAVPDLTKPGEITPMTAQHAGRQGKVAGANVAASIGIGQRRAYKHNDLGFVVDLGGVKAAANPLGVPLAGPLAGAVTRGYHLAAMPGNRIRVAADWALDAMLPRQAVQLGLVRSWTVPLESSSPELARVPGAPSKER